From a region of the Bacillus marinisedimentorum genome:
- a CDS encoding lysophospholipid acyltransferase family protein has product MNLYGFARSACSMVFRPYYRVQVIGRENIPNEEGLLLCSNHISNLDPVILGVTFPRPVHFMAKEELFSVPVLGKIVPKLNAFPVKRGMSDKQALRKGLGVLKEQEVLGIFPEGTRSKTGSLGEGLSGVGFFALRSNARVLPAAVIGPYKPFGKLKVVYGKPIDFDTMRAEKVSAREATSAIMEAIEDLISNHK; this is encoded by the coding sequence ATGAATTTATATGGTTTTGCCAGATCGGCGTGCAGCATGGTTTTTCGCCCTTATTACCGCGTTCAGGTAATAGGAAGGGAGAATATCCCAAACGAAGAGGGGCTGCTCCTTTGTTCGAATCACATTTCCAATCTTGATCCGGTCATCCTTGGCGTCACCTTTCCACGGCCTGTCCATTTCATGGCCAAAGAGGAGCTGTTCAGTGTCCCGGTACTTGGAAAAATCGTGCCAAAGCTTAACGCTTTTCCCGTCAAGCGGGGAATGAGCGACAAACAAGCGCTCCGTAAAGGTCTCGGAGTCTTGAAAGAACAGGAAGTGCTCGGCATTTTCCCTGAAGGAACAAGGAGTAAAACCGGCAGTCTCGGCGAAGGTCTTTCCGGGGTGGGATTTTTCGCGCTTCGCAGCAATGCCAGGGTCCTGCCTGCGGCGGTCATTGGTCCATACAAGCCGTTCGGAAAATTGAAGGTCGTATATGGAAAACCGATTGATTTCGACACAATGCGAGCGGAGAAAGTTTCCGCCCGGGAAGCGACTTCGGCGATAATGGAAGCGATTGAAGATTTAATCAGCAATCATAAATAG
- a CDS encoding YphA family membrane protein, which yields MEGIFFYWFFWMFWIIAAFFMKQGASSRLMSAAVLFVLAASGSEITIGGREINAAAAVLLLISVGTAASSPQERTRLFAAAMVSTLLMAAIRFLQLVDPAIILLNESLIPAVAGSMIPFFFLRAPLIRAAAFSISAAQAEMIYELQLGRMGLQYIPGTLGFLDLAAIGLAVIITLSVFESAAAFFEQSLQKYNRQRQGKI from the coding sequence TTGGAAGGCATCTTTTTCTACTGGTTTTTTTGGATGTTCTGGATTATCGCGGCCTTTTTTATGAAACAGGGTGCCTCGAGCCGGTTAATGAGTGCAGCAGTCCTGTTTGTGCTGGCAGCCAGCGGGAGCGAAATAACAATCGGCGGAAGGGAAATCAATGCAGCCGCGGCTGTACTGCTTCTGATTTCTGTAGGGACAGCTGCTTCCTCACCACAGGAGCGCACCCGGCTTTTTGCGGCAGCAATGGTTTCTACACTTCTGATGGCAGCAATCCGGTTTCTTCAGCTAGTCGATCCTGCAATCATATTATTAAATGAATCGCTGATTCCTGCAGTTGCCGGTAGTATGATTCCTTTCTTTTTCCTGCGAGCGCCTTTAATAAGAGCTGCTGCTTTTTCCATCTCAGCTGCACAGGCCGAGATGATTTATGAACTTCAGCTTGGACGAATGGGATTGCAATACATTCCCGGCACACTGGGGTTTCTTGATTTGGCGGCAATTGGCTTAGCAGTCATCATAACGTTGTCAGTTTTCGAATCTGCAGCCGCATTTTTTGAACAGTCCTTGCAAAAATATAACAGACAAAGGCAGGGGAAAATATGA
- a CDS encoding YpzI family protein: MGQDRQEKKLKKARRVESDRDQQQSYKGAARMEGPDEARSRNGQ, encoded by the coding sequence ATGGGACAGGACCGCCAGGAGAAAAAATTAAAAAAGGCACGCCGGGTTGAATCAGACAGGGATCAGCAGCAATCATACAAAGGCGCAGCCAGAATGGAAGGCCCCGACGAAGCCAGATCCCGCAACGGGCAATAG
- the cmk gene encoding (d)CMP kinase, whose translation MSKKISIAIDGPAAAGKSTTAKIVAKRLNYLYIDTGAMYRALTYKALKTGVDIHDAGEVAKLLDDTEITLQQSETGQDVFLDGEKVTEEIRSTDVTNNVSFTAAHKEVREEMVKRQQALGSEGGVVMDGRDIGTHVLPDAEVKIFLIATAEARAARRHEENIAKGFPSDLEVLKAEIARRDKIDSEREVAPLTKAEDAIEIDTTDLSIEGVVNGIMNAVDERVG comes from the coding sequence ATGAGCAAGAAAATTTCTATTGCAATTGATGGTCCTGCAGCAGCAGGCAAAAGCACGACAGCTAAAATTGTGGCAAAAAGATTGAACTATCTATATATCGATACCGGTGCCATGTACAGGGCCCTTACATACAAAGCGCTGAAAACCGGCGTTGACATACATGACGCTGGTGAAGTAGCAAAATTGCTTGATGACACGGAAATCACCCTGCAGCAATCCGAAACCGGCCAGGACGTCTTTCTTGACGGTGAAAAGGTGACAGAAGAAATCCGATCAACTGATGTTACGAACAACGTCTCTTTCACGGCTGCACATAAAGAAGTCCGTGAAGAAATGGTGAAACGTCAGCAGGCACTCGGTTCAGAAGGCGGAGTTGTGATGGACGGCCGCGATATTGGTACACATGTGCTGCCTGATGCGGAAGTGAAAATTTTTCTTATTGCCACAGCTGAAGCCCGGGCCGCCCGCAGACATGAAGAAAACATTGCCAAAGGTTTCCCGTCAGATCTGGAAGTCCTTAAGGCCGAAATTGCCCGCCGTGACAAAATTGATTCGGAAAGGGAAGTGGCGCCGCTCACAAAAGCTGAAGATGCTATCGAAATAGACACGACGGATCTTTCCATCGAGGGTGTGGTTAATGGAATCATGAATGCCGTTGACGAAAGGGTTGGCTGA
- the ypeB gene encoding germination protein YpeB, producing the protein MFRTITIIFVTVAAIGIGYWGYEEHQEKNAILIQAENGYQRAFHDLAYQIDLLHDKIGTTLAMNSRQQLSPSLAEVWRITSEAHNDVGQLPLALLPFNKTEEFLSDIGDFSYKTAIRDLEKEPLTDKEYSTLEQLYSQAADIQGELRKVQHMVIENNLRWMDVELALATNEGEMKDNTIIDGFKTVEKNVEGYSEADFSVTSTSMNKKDDKFKDLKGKMVSEQKAEKIAKDYLGIDGDTKAKVTEGGKGADNGFYSVTLKNDRENIDVSMDITKKGGYPIWILQNRTLGEPKISLNKAAEKAGGFLKEHKFENLDLFESAQYDKQGVFTFVSRMDKVRIYPETVKMKVALDTGDVIGFSAEDYLLSHQQREIPEPAIPEKEALAKVNPKVKVMETRQAIILNDLGEEVLVYEIMGTIKNDTYRIFINAENGAEEKVEKLQNAEPLYNL; encoded by the coding sequence TTGTTCAGAACGATAACGATCATCTTCGTGACGGTTGCGGCGATAGGCATTGGCTACTGGGGCTATGAAGAACATCAGGAAAAGAACGCCATCCTCATCCAGGCTGAAAACGGCTACCAGAGGGCGTTTCATGATCTGGCGTATCAGATTGATCTGCTGCACGATAAAATAGGGACGACACTTGCAATGAACTCTCGCCAGCAGTTATCTCCTTCACTTGCTGAAGTATGGAGAATCACGTCAGAAGCTCATAATGACGTGGGCCAGCTGCCTCTCGCACTTCTGCCTTTCAATAAGACAGAGGAATTTTTGTCGGACATTGGCGATTTCAGTTATAAAACTGCCATTCGGGACCTGGAAAAAGAGCCGCTAACGGACAAAGAGTATAGCACACTTGAGCAATTATACAGTCAGGCTGCGGATATCCAGGGGGAACTCCGTAAAGTTCAGCACATGGTAATAGAAAATAATCTGCGCTGGATGGATGTCGAACTCGCGCTTGCGACAAATGAAGGTGAAATGAAGGATAACACGATTATCGACGGGTTTAAAACGGTAGAAAAAAATGTGGAAGGATATTCAGAGGCCGATTTCAGCGTGACGTCAACTTCAATGAACAAGAAAGATGACAAATTTAAAGACCTTAAAGGAAAAATGGTATCGGAGCAAAAGGCCGAAAAAATTGCGAAAGACTATCTTGGAATTGACGGAGATACAAAAGCAAAGGTGACTGAAGGCGGCAAAGGAGCCGACAACGGTTTTTATTCGGTGACCCTGAAGAACGATAGAGAAAATATCGACGTGTCGATGGATATCACGAAAAAAGGCGGATACCCGATCTGGATACTGCAAAACAGGACGCTTGGAGAACCGAAGATCAGCCTAAATAAAGCAGCTGAAAAAGCAGGAGGGTTCCTTAAAGAGCACAAGTTTGAAAACCTCGATCTGTTTGAAAGTGCCCAGTATGACAAGCAGGGGGTCTTCACCTTTGTTTCACGAATGGATAAGGTCAGGATTTATCCGGAAACGGTCAAGATGAAAGTTGCACTCGATACCGGAGATGTGATCGGCTTTTCAGCTGAAGATTATTTGTTGTCGCACCAGCAGCGGGAAATTCCGGAACCGGCCATTCCGGAGAAGGAGGCGCTCGCCAAAGTCAATCCGAAAGTGAAAGTGATGGAAACAAGGCAGGCAATCATCTTGAATGATTTGGGTGAAGAAGTTCTGGTATATGAAATAATGGGTACGATCAAAAATGACACGTATCGGATCTTCATCAATGCTGAAAACGGGGCGGAAGAAAAAGTGGAGAAACTCCAAAATGCCGAACCGCTGTATAATTTATAA
- the rpsA gene encoding 30S ribosomal protein S1, whose product MAEEMNQEVSEMKSFEQGDIVTGKVSKVEDKQVLVDVGYKVDGIVPISELSSLHVEKASDIVSEGEELKLKVIRLSDEEIVLSKKAVEADSAWEDLNQKYETGEVFEAEVKDVVKGGLVVDLGVRGFIPASLVERHFVEDFSDYKGKTLTLKVVELDREKNRVILSHRAVLDEEIENKKKQTLHDLEEGQVIEGTVQRLTDFGAFVDIGGIDGLVHISQMAHHHVEKPADVVEEGQQVRVKVLSVDPENERISLSMKEAQPGPWETVGEEIKAGDVLDGTVKRLVSFGAFVEVKPGVEGLVHISQIANRHIGTPQEVLEEGQQVQVKVLDVNPAEKRISLSIRDLLDDEPQEDEYNNDFQNDEPSTGFSLGDMIGDQLKKLK is encoded by the coding sequence ATGGCTGAAGAAATGAATCAAGAGGTATCTGAAATGAAGTCCTTTGAACAGGGTGACATTGTCACCGGTAAAGTATCAAAGGTCGAAGACAAGCAAGTATTGGTGGATGTCGGCTACAAAGTTGACGGCATCGTACCGATCAGCGAACTTTCCAGCCTGCATGTGGAAAAAGCCTCTGATATCGTATCAGAAGGCGAAGAACTGAAACTGAAGGTGATCCGCTTGAGCGATGAGGAAATCGTTCTGTCCAAAAAAGCGGTGGAAGCCGATTCGGCATGGGAAGACTTAAACCAAAAGTATGAAACAGGAGAGGTATTTGAGGCCGAAGTCAAGGATGTCGTCAAAGGCGGACTTGTAGTGGACCTTGGAGTGCGCGGTTTCATTCCTGCCTCACTGGTTGAGCGCCATTTCGTTGAGGATTTTTCTGATTACAAAGGAAAAACCCTTACCCTTAAAGTGGTGGAACTTGATCGTGAAAAAAATCGCGTGATCCTTTCTCATCGCGCTGTGCTTGATGAGGAAATTGAAAATAAAAAGAAACAAACGCTCCATGACCTTGAAGAAGGGCAGGTTATCGAAGGCACTGTCCAGCGCCTTACCGATTTTGGTGCATTCGTTGACATCGGCGGAATCGACGGGCTTGTCCATATTTCCCAGATGGCTCACCATCACGTGGAAAAGCCTGCAGATGTCGTGGAAGAAGGTCAGCAAGTGCGCGTTAAGGTGCTTTCTGTCGACCCGGAAAACGAGCGTATTTCGCTGTCAATGAAAGAAGCACAGCCAGGCCCTTGGGAAACTGTCGGCGAAGAAATCAAAGCGGGTGACGTACTTGATGGAACAGTCAAGCGTCTTGTTTCGTTCGGTGCTTTCGTTGAAGTGAAACCGGGCGTCGAAGGTTTGGTGCATATTTCCCAGATCGCAAACCGTCACATCGGCACACCTCAGGAAGTCCTTGAAGAAGGACAGCAGGTCCAGGTGAAAGTCCTTGATGTGAATCCTGCTGAAAAGCGGATCTCTTTAAGCATCCGCGACTTGCTGGATGATGAGCCGCAAGAAGATGAATATAACAATGATTTCCAAAACGATGAACCATCAACCGGCTTTTCGCTGGGCGACATGATCGGGGACCAGCTGAAGAAGCTAAAATAA
- a CDS encoding flagellar brake protein, producing MLSVNKTIYLELKDSNKRDRFKCKVAALEGNLFFIDYPVHAKTGKTGFFLDGTEFSAYVISEDDKMYRFDTEVHGRKKDRIPLLALGMPEEEGYMHVQRRKYVRIDTTADAAVHSPDGAFVPFTAVTKDISGGGAAIYVKAHFPAEPGMSLSLWFALSMQDGNINYVKAEGKLLRKLGNENDMPYITVEFTGIEESDRETVIRFCFERQLYYRRKGLNLA from the coding sequence ATGTTATCGGTAAACAAAACGATTTACCTTGAGTTAAAAGATTCAAATAAGCGTGACCGTTTCAAATGTAAAGTGGCCGCCCTCGAAGGGAATCTGTTTTTCATTGATTATCCTGTTCATGCGAAAACCGGCAAAACGGGCTTCTTTCTTGATGGCACTGAATTCAGTGCCTATGTAATATCAGAGGACGATAAAATGTATCGTTTCGATACGGAAGTGCACGGACGGAAAAAAGACAGAATTCCGCTGCTTGCTCTCGGAATGCCGGAGGAAGAAGGCTATATGCATGTACAGCGCCGTAAATACGTGCGGATCGACACGACGGCAGATGCTGCAGTGCACTCACCCGATGGTGCATTTGTTCCGTTTACAGCTGTAACTAAAGATATAAGCGGCGGCGGTGCGGCAATATATGTAAAGGCACATTTTCCTGCCGAACCGGGAATGTCCCTTTCTCTTTGGTTCGCCCTCAGCATGCAGGATGGAAACATAAATTATGTAAAGGCAGAGGGCAAACTGCTGCGGAAGCTTGGAAATGAAAACGATATGCCTTACATAACCGTTGAATTTACCGGCATTGAGGAAAGCGACCGTGAAACTGTTATCCGTTTCTGCTTCGAACGCCAGCTTTATTACAGGCGTAAAGGGCTGAATCTTGCGTAA
- a CDS encoding YIEGIA family protein yields MNEYTYPILLGVIIGTATRIYMLKTDYRQYPTYLHGKIIHVALGFIAAGLGTVAVPAIMEQEFTAITFLALAASQFREVRNMERNTLTGLDGYELVPRGEAYIEGIAIAFEGRNYLVIFTSFLTTLFYLAFNIWAGLAAAAISFYITNKMMSGGKMRDIVEIEQAPLTFEGAGLYVDDIYIMNIGLPARQQEIIENGLGFIMKPKNFDVRSTIANLGQRQAILHDISVSLGVYRDSGTPALVPLIKRDLDDGRIGIFILPQAKDVEKAISILGAVPILENAIRMPTESKANKKGRKLK; encoded by the coding sequence ATGAATGAGTATACATATCCAATATTATTGGGCGTTATAATCGGCACAGCTACTAGAATCTATATGCTTAAGACAGATTATCGCCAGTATCCTACATATTTGCACGGAAAAATTATCCATGTAGCCCTTGGATTCATTGCGGCGGGCCTGGGGACAGTTGCAGTGCCTGCAATCATGGAGCAGGAATTCACGGCCATAACTTTTTTGGCACTGGCTGCAAGCCAATTCCGTGAAGTGAGGAATATGGAGCGGAATACACTTACCGGCCTGGACGGGTATGAGCTTGTCCCCCGGGGAGAGGCTTATATTGAGGGCATTGCCATTGCGTTTGAAGGACGTAACTATCTTGTCATCTTCACTTCGTTTTTGACGACGCTTTTTTATCTTGCATTTAACATATGGGCTGGCCTTGCTGCCGCGGCGATAAGTTTTTACATTACCAATAAAATGATGAGCGGAGGCAAAATGAGGGATATTGTAGAGATTGAACAGGCACCCCTGACATTTGAAGGAGCAGGACTGTATGTTGATGATATTTATATCATGAACATTGGTCTGCCGGCACGCCAGCAAGAAATCATCGAAAATGGACTCGGTTTCATTATGAAGCCGAAAAATTTCGATGTGCGGTCAACGATCGCCAACCTTGGCCAGCGCCAGGCGATTCTGCATGATATCTCTGTGTCATTAGGCGTATACAGGGATTCGGGGACCCCGGCACTTGTGCCGCTGATCAAACGAGATTTGGATGATGGGAGGATTGGAATTTTCATCCTGCCGCAGGCAAAAGATGTGGAAAAGGCCATCAGCATACTCGGGGCTGTGCCGATTCTCGAAAATGCCATCCGGATGCCCACTGAGTCAAAAGCGAACAAAAAGGGGCGTAAGCTGAAGTGA
- the der gene encoding ribosome biogenesis GTPase Der has translation MPKPVVAIVGRPNVGKSTIFNRVVGERISIVEDIPGVTRDRIYSKAEWLNRDFNLIDTGGIEIGDEPLLVQMRQQADIAIEEADVIIFLVNGREGITAADEEVATLLFKSEKPVVLAVNKMDNPEMRAEVYEFFSLGFGEPYPISGSHGTGLGDLLDAVISHFPGEEEDGLDEHAIKFSLIGRPNVGKSSLVNAILGEERVIVSNIPGTTRDAIDTTFEKEDNEYVIIDTAGMRKRGKVYESTEKYSVLRALKAIERSDVVLVVIDGEEGIIEQDKKIAGYAHEAGRAVVIVVNKWDAVEKDDKTMRNFEQKIRDHFQFLDYAPIVFLSAKTKKRVQTLLPMIDLAAENHALRVQTNILNEVVMDAVAMNPTPTENGRRLKIYYSTQVSVKPPSFVVFVNDPELMHFSYRRFLENRIREAFGFIGTPIKIFARARK, from the coding sequence ATGCCAAAACCAGTCGTAGCCATTGTCGGAAGACCCAATGTGGGAAAATCGACCATTTTCAACAGAGTTGTGGGAGAGCGGATCTCCATTGTGGAAGATATACCGGGTGTTACCCGCGACCGCATATACAGTAAAGCCGAATGGCTGAACAGAGATTTCAATCTGATTGATACAGGCGGCATAGAAATCGGCGATGAACCTCTCCTCGTACAGATGCGCCAGCAGGCTGACATTGCAATTGAGGAAGCGGATGTCATCATTTTCTTGGTGAATGGACGAGAAGGGATTACGGCCGCCGATGAAGAAGTGGCTACCCTCTTGTTTAAATCGGAAAAGCCGGTCGTCCTGGCTGTCAATAAGATGGACAACCCGGAAATGCGGGCTGAAGTTTACGAATTTTTTTCCCTTGGTTTCGGGGAGCCTTATCCGATTTCAGGATCGCACGGCACCGGGCTTGGTGACCTTCTCGATGCTGTCATCTCTCATTTTCCCGGTGAAGAGGAGGATGGCCTTGATGAGCACGCCATTAAGTTTTCCCTGATCGGGCGCCCTAATGTCGGCAAGTCATCGCTAGTCAATGCCATCCTCGGAGAAGAGCGTGTGATTGTAAGCAATATACCGGGGACGACCAGAGATGCAATCGATACGACGTTTGAAAAAGAAGACAATGAATATGTCATCATTGATACCGCGGGAATGCGGAAACGCGGCAAAGTTTACGAAAGCACTGAAAAATACAGCGTTTTGCGTGCGTTGAAAGCAATTGAGCGATCTGATGTCGTACTTGTCGTCATAGACGGAGAAGAAGGGATCATCGAGCAGGATAAAAAGATTGCCGGTTATGCTCATGAAGCCGGCCGGGCCGTCGTCATTGTCGTGAACAAATGGGATGCAGTAGAGAAGGACGACAAAACGATGCGGAATTTCGAACAAAAAATCCGTGATCATTTCCAATTCCTTGATTATGCACCAATCGTATTTCTGTCGGCAAAGACGAAAAAGCGTGTACAGACCCTGCTGCCGATGATCGATCTCGCTGCAGAAAATCATGCGCTGCGCGTGCAGACCAATATATTGAACGAAGTGGTCATGGATGCTGTTGCAATGAATCCGACACCTACTGAAAACGGCAGAAGGCTGAAAATTTATTACAGTACCCAGGTTTCGGTGAAGCCGCCCTCATTTGTCGTTTTTGTAAATGATCCGGAGCTTATGCACTTTTCCTACCGGCGCTTTCTCGAAAACAGAATCCGGGAAGCGTTCGGATTTATTGGCACGCCAATCAAAATTTTCGCAAGGGCAAGAAAATAA
- a CDS encoding DUF5359 family protein, translating to MKRAEGLLIKLIIIQFIFLAVAQTALDRKEWSIYMNKTYHYEGVSGKGGKELYKQ from the coding sequence ATGAAAAGAGCAGAAGGTCTTCTAATCAAGCTGATCATCATCCAGTTCATCTTTCTTGCAGTAGCACAAACAGCTCTTGATAGGAAAGAATGGTCAATTTACATGAACAAGACCTATCACTATGAAGGCGTATCCGGAAAGGGCGGCAAAGAGCTTTACAAACAATAG
- a CDS encoding capping complex subunit for YIEGIA yields the protein MNLEKYILAVITTNPNKVSGGTASFICETKEEMEFVAGNLEAILDGIAHGLGEEMYVIVKH from the coding sequence GTGAATTTAGAAAAATATATATTAGCCGTTATTACAACCAATCCTAATAAAGTTTCCGGAGGGACTGCGTCGTTCATCTGTGAAACGAAAGAAGAAATGGAATTTGTGGCAGGCAACCTGGAAGCTATACTCGATGGGATCGCACATGGACTTGGCGAAGAGATGTACGTCATTGTAAAGCATTGA
- a CDS encoding NAD(P)H-dependent glycerol-3-phosphate dehydrogenase — MEKAAILGAGSWGTALAMVLADNGHDVRLWSHRSEQVREINENHTNEKYLPGIELPENIEAFEDMKEAVLGADYIVLAVPTKAMREVAGKLKNTLDGPKTIVHVSKGIEPGTFLRVSEVIEQELPEKLRSGVVVLSGPSHAEEVSRRQPTTVTVSSKNLKEAEKVQDLFINQHLRVYTNPDIIGVEIGGALKNIIALGAGISDGLGYGDNAKAALITRGLAEIARLGTKLGANPITFSGLAGIGDLIVTGTSQHSRNWRAGNLIGKGKSLDEVLSGMGMVVEGVRTTKAVYEMAREYDVKMPITDALYHVLFDAMDPKEAVDGLMTRMRTHEMEDLSAMYGEIIK, encoded by the coding sequence ATGGAAAAAGCGGCGATACTCGGAGCAGGAAGCTGGGGGACTGCTCTTGCAATGGTGCTTGCAGATAACGGCCATGACGTCAGGCTTTGGTCACACAGAAGTGAACAGGTTCGTGAAATAAACGAAAATCATACCAACGAAAAATATTTGCCGGGCATTGAACTTCCTGAGAATATTGAAGCGTTTGAGGATATGAAAGAAGCGGTTCTCGGTGCTGACTATATCGTTCTTGCAGTGCCTACGAAAGCGATGAGGGAAGTGGCCGGCAAATTGAAAAACACGCTTGACGGCCCAAAAACAATCGTCCATGTAAGTAAAGGCATCGAACCAGGCACCTTCCTCAGGGTTTCAGAAGTAATCGAACAGGAGCTGCCGGAAAAGCTGCGCTCCGGTGTGGTTGTCCTATCTGGCCCAAGCCATGCCGAAGAAGTGAGCCGCAGGCAGCCGACAACTGTTACCGTCTCTTCCAAAAATTTAAAAGAGGCTGAAAAAGTGCAGGACTTGTTCATCAACCAGCATTTGCGGGTGTATACCAATCCTGACATCATCGGTGTTGAAATTGGGGGGGCATTGAAAAATATCATTGCGCTCGGCGCCGGCATCTCTGACGGACTCGGTTACGGGGATAATGCGAAAGCGGCACTAATCACCAGGGGGCTGGCTGAAATCGCCCGTTTGGGGACAAAATTGGGAGCAAATCCAATCACGTTTTCAGGACTGGCCGGAATCGGGGACTTGATCGTAACCGGAACGAGCCAGCATAGCCGCAATTGGCGGGCCGGAAATCTGATTGGAAAGGGTAAGTCCCTTGATGAAGTGCTGTCAGGCATGGGGATGGTCGTAGAAGGCGTCAGAACGACGAAAGCCGTATATGAGATGGCACGGGAATATGACGTGAAAATGCCGATAACAGATGCGCTCTATCATGTGCTGTTTGATGCAATGGATCCGAAAGAAGCAGTCGACGGATTGATGACACGGATGCGCACCCACGAGATGGAGGATTTATCGGCAATGTATGGAGAGATAATAAAGTAA
- the fni gene encoding type 2 isopentenyl-diphosphate Delta-isomerase: MSRSKRKLEHIKYALETRNPVSPSFEDIRFVHRSLPESDVNKVELRTNVGELTLSSPIIVNAMTGGGGRKTEELNGMLARTARRYGLPIAVGSQMSALKDPAQTPTFKAVRRENPDGLVFANLGCEASYDQAMLAVEMLEADALQLHANTVQELVMPEGDRSFSGWMSSIEKIARGISVPVIVKEVGFGMGRETAKALKNAGVSIIDIGGSGGTNFARVENKRRLQPLQAFEDWGIPTPVSIVEAGTVSGLGIIGSGGISTPLQAAKAISLGASAAGVAGHFLSILVEEGEAELNKTVEFFLEEFKLIMAALGTEDIKSLKNAPVVILGETREWLNERGVDTRKFSLRS, translated from the coding sequence TTGAGCAGATCGAAACGGAAACTGGAGCATATCAAATATGCCCTCGAAACGAGAAACCCGGTTTCACCAAGTTTTGAGGATATCCGTTTTGTACACCGCAGCCTCCCTGAATCAGACGTAAACAAAGTTGAATTACGAACAAATGTGGGCGAACTTACTTTAAGTTCGCCCATTATTGTGAATGCGATGACAGGCGGCGGCGGCAGAAAAACGGAAGAATTGAACGGAATGCTGGCAAGGACCGCAAGAAGGTATGGGTTGCCGATAGCCGTCGGGTCGCAAATGTCGGCGTTGAAAGACCCCGCCCAGACACCGACATTTAAAGCGGTCCGCCGCGAGAATCCCGATGGTCTCGTTTTTGCTAATTTAGGGTGCGAAGCATCCTATGATCAGGCGATGCTTGCAGTTGAAATGCTTGAAGCCGATGCCTTGCAGCTGCACGCCAATACGGTACAGGAGCTTGTCATGCCGGAAGGCGACCGGTCTTTTTCCGGGTGGATGTCCAGCATTGAGAAAATCGCCCGCGGCATCTCTGTACCGGTAATTGTGAAAGAGGTCGGTTTCGGTATGGGGCGGGAAACCGCTAAGGCATTGAAAAATGCTGGTGTATCCATTATTGATATCGGAGGAAGCGGCGGCACGAACTTTGCCAGGGTCGAAAATAAACGGCGTTTACAGCCGCTTCAGGCATTTGAAGACTGGGGTATTCCTACCCCTGTCTCGATTGTCGAAGCGGGGACCGTATCAGGTCTCGGCATTATCGGTTCTGGCGGGATTTCCACCCCTCTCCAGGCGGCTAAAGCTATCTCCCTTGGCGCTTCAGCAGCCGGTGTGGCCGGCCACTTCTTATCGATTCTAGTGGAAGAAGGAGAAGCAGAGCTGAATAAAACGGTGGAGTTTTTCCTAGAGGAATTCAAACTTATCATGGCCGCTCTTGGCACGGAGGACATCAAATCACTGAAGAATGCACCTGTGGTCATATTAGGTGAAACAAGGGAATGGCTTAACGAACGAGGGGTTGATACAAGAAAGTTCAGCCTCAGATCATAA